caacatcgccgttcgctgaatgtgtgtcgccattttgaatttcattagccaatcacatgcgaggtacgtgttttagtaaaaaacacgtagaaatctacctcgcatgtgattggctaacggattcgtaggttgatgagctgttacgaccgctggtagttgcatcttttttcatgaaaattgtgccaaaatgttggatatatcattaacctggtgagtgcaatgcatacatcaaatgtcgattttgctatacaagcttgaatttcccgatctagggctgtagattacatgcaatagaaaagacagtaaaagaaacaccgatgttgtgtgtaaatgcccattgcctcgcgtgtaaaagcacgctctagcaacgcatcgcttgccctctgagggagggcgcccttcagttagtaagaccgtgtgacgtcatatgcataaggtctattgCAGTCTAGGATCTATCAGAAATGTATTGCACAATGTTGCATAGAGACTATGCTGTGTTAAGTACGGCACTCGCACTCCCGGTTGCCCGGCTCTGTCCAACAACATGGAGTGTCGGTTGGTAGACTCTAACACTGTAATAGCTCTACTATCAGTTAATAACACGTTACTAGAAACTCTTAATTTACTCTGTCTGAATGGGTGCTACCCcatacagcgacagggctgtgtatctATTCTAATAGTTATCTGACTCTGAGTGCAAGAAATGATGCAGCGGCGCCAAGTGTGGCAGTGCAGTGTATGCATTTTCACACTTCAGTCCACACTGaatcaaagaaaagaataaactGATATATCTGCCTCTTGTTCGGTTGCCTGGTGAAGGGTCTAGATCTAGGGGCAGGGCTGTTCATGCCAAGTTTACCCCATGCTGTTTGGTGTAAAGTAGGCCGAGTTTGGGCTCTACATGTAATTTATATGATCCCTAAAATCTTCTGACTTTAGCACTAATGACATGTATGATGACATGTATGATGACACTCAACCCGAGAGCTAAAAATCAATGTGCAATGATTGTCGTAGCCAGTTGAAAGAAGTTGGTTGAGaaatgcatttgtgtgtgtgtgtttgtgttcttgTGCAGTCTGTGAACTGCATCTCTTGTCAACGCTTCCCAATACCCGATTCGGTTCAAACTTATACAAGTGATTGAGACTAAagctatatacattgtattaaggatatcctgtaattttggtgcaatttttGTTTCCGGAATTTTATttgagatacaatgtatcttcatggacaCAAAAGTCAACAAAAGTACATCAATATATTATATTGTTGCCATGAAAATCCCACCCAAATCTTAGATATTTAAAACAGCTGGTGAGCGCACAGTATTTATCGGATGTTGATTTTATGATGATGTTGAGTTTAAATTTGCCTATCTATGACTGAATTAGACACAATTGAGGAGGGTGAGTATCTCACCCAGCATGTCCATAGGGACAGTGGTTAAAGAGGAAATTCACCCTAtgcttcaaaagaaagagaaatgttctgtacagaacgatacaAATATGACTAAATCGAATAAGAAATaggaaaatatgacattttgaaatttcaaattttttcagaaaacatttcttgaccagtccttacgAATATTCATATGAGCActtgttgatgatgtcatgctctcacaatttcttcatttccatgtacagaaatgacaaaataacacatttcagctgtatgaatacaaaacttgccttaaaactACCCAAAATAAGAAGAACAAATGTTAGCTCTGATATACAacgtacatttgtatgtatgaGGACATGCTTTTACTTGTACACTAGCTActgtacatacagctgtataacAATTTTTCCGAACTTcatataacatacatgaaaaattgtaagGGTATGACATCAAcccgctcatttgaatattcatcaggACTGGTCAAAAACTGATTTCTGAAAATATgcgaaatttcacattttgtataactCCATGCATGGAAAGAGAATCTAATGTACGTgagttaaaggtccagtttacctttgggagcagtgatttcaaaaatgttcaagatatcacatttgatgcatatgtgtaggtctgttgtatcataaaacatcctaccatatgaaatatttgcaataaaacctaaaatataaggagatatcagggtttttctcagtaaaccgtaactgtatacggtttagtctggaaacatttttattataactattgttaacattttgtgtatttaacaacacttaacatcgattatacggattcaaattttgacagtggttgtttctatccctaactcacattttaaaactattttaaagcactaatgctttcatctgcaaatggtaaattatgcctttaatctttacatgtacatgtactcttgtacatgtacatgtacaacaatggTTGTACAAGTTGTATGCGTTGTATGCATATGAGTTGGTTTGTTTTATACTAGTGGTGTAGCCAAAACATTGAGTGTTGCATATCCCTGGAAATATTTAGCACTTTTACGTCTTACAGGATTTTTTGATAAGAGTAAAATTAGCTGCAAAATGTGATAAGGAATACTCTGTTAATATGTTGATTAAAATCAAGAATGAATATTTGCATTTATGGCTTGATTGCATTTGCATATAATCCTCCGGCTTCGCCTGTGGCACacactgtatactgtacatgataCTCatagagagatggaaagagattTTTCCACCTCCCTAGGGtaccttgtacatgtacattgtattgcacTCCCCCATAAAATTGTCGTCACTCACGCTGActtgttccatttttttttctccaggaTGAGGTTGTCGGGAACACTGCaataattacagtgtattagTCAACACAGCAAGCATGTTCAATATCATGATGCTTGTCATGCATTTCACTGACTGCCCTTGCCTCATTCAATGAACTTTTTGTCATAACAACTGCAGATATTTAGTGATGATGGGATCACGAGATCTCACCAGCCTGACACTCACTGTCCCCTCCCTAACCCAATTCTTCTGATCAACAAAGCACAAAGTAATGCATGATCACCTTTCCTTGGCCAGCCTGCTCTTTAAGAacaatgcagcaatattttgAGTGTGAATTGTTTGTTACTGGAATTTCAGGCATTGTTGTAATATCCTCACTCAGATAAGCACAGTATTACGCTGTAACGGGTCAAGGGACTTCTTAGGATAAACTTCTATGAACGTACGTGTAGGCCACCAAAGAGTTAAAACAGAGGGTATTGCTCCTTGacagagtactgtatacgcctaATATTTCGCGacgttttcattttcatgagtTTTGCGAAATTagagacacatgaaaatattgactctgatcccaatgtggATGTGACGCACACGTGTGggtgtacatttctccattcagtacaattagactccacgattgcgaatttaaccactcgcgaaatcattgggaattcctgattcgcaAAAATCTAGACTTTCGAAATATATGGCGCATACGGaatatttcttcattctcaACTGTTTACCGACTTCATTTTCTCTCCCTTCATTTTGTGATACATCATTTGAAATAGTATCACATGTCTTTGTCACTTCTTTCTCTTATTTCCTCGATTTTCCAaacttcttcttcctttctggTTCACCTTTCTCCTCCATCAGTGATCAGGATGAGTGCTCTTGTAGCAGAAAAGACCCCTCTTTGCTAAAGTTTGCTCTCTCTTTCAAGGGTTTTGGCAACAATGAATGTATACCACTGGTAATAAAGGCAGTAGTACAAActaaatcaaaatgcagtgtaaaaatTTATACTTTAAACATAAAAACGTAGAAAACatgctggaacacgctttagcggagttaTGTATTTGAAGTGTTTGATCAAATATGCCAGATTAAAACAATGGAAGGTTACAGTACATGTGCAAATGTCGGCATCATGGAAAAATTAAgtctttaattttcatttcatttcaatttgaacATGTCTAGGAAAACAGAAATGGTGTGTAACTTTCAATTCTTTTCTTAACTGTTCTGAACAAATCCTTGTATTTCAGTTAAAATTCCATGTTGAAGTATGTATACATCGATGTACAGCTTCAATGAAATGGGaaactttttttcttcgtcTCCAAATTTCCTCTTGGAGCTAGAGCACACTGAGCATGACGTCAGAGTATTGAGAGatgttacactgtacatttcaACGCTTCAGAACCCCAGCAAACATTTGCATGGACTATAAAAAGTTGTATGAAAAGTTGTCACTCCATCTACATGTACCTGTGTAACACCTTCCTGCCATAATAAAGCTTTCATAATTAAGCTGTCATGCATCTGTATGTAACTAAACCATTTTGTCATTTCCAAGAAGGGAGGAGGGGCATTATTAATGGAAATGTAACTTGAACCAATTTTTGTGGTACAGATGACAGATACAGTCTGGAAGtccagaaaagaaagaaatgtcaaaGTTAAGGCAGGGCaacacactaacccatttttatgcctccgccacgaagtggtgccggaggcattatgttttcgggttgtccgtccgcccgtccttccgtccgtaatgaattttgtggacagcgtaactaaaaaaccttttgaggtatcctaatgaaacttggcatgtatgtgtattagggggtgaagttgtgcctatcaacttttgggtgcacatgctcaaggtcaaaggtcaaggtcaaaaacgtaaaattttactatttccaccatatctatgcaatgcctgaagatattttcttgaaacttggtgtatacatgtattacccaattaagattctttggtaaaagtttggggtcatgaggtcgaaggtcaaaggtcaaaggtcaaaaggtcaagtaaaaatattaaaacttaactttttttctctgtatcttggaaattgttcaaggtatcttcatggaacatagtatatatacatgtactgactggcagtgaataTCTAATGAATTTAGagttcatgggtcaaaggtcaggggtcaaaggtcaagggtaacacttcaaaattttactatttccctcatatttatgcaatgccagcaggattatcttctttctttttttacacttggtgtatgcatgtataacctaatagagattttCTGGaagctttcatttttcttctttttttttgtttgcctcaaaggtcaaaaggtcaaagatcaagggaaagtgctgaactaactttttcctccgtatctcagaagtggctcaagttatcttgaaacttactagtatttatgcatgttctgcctgacagtgattatcctatgaattttagggtcaaaggccagatgaaaatggtaacaatgaacttttcattatagaaattgcactttttctccatacagttgaacctctcttatccggcctccctttatccggatctctctattatacggacgcaatctcgccgtgattttttttttaaataattacgggaggaaagggggattcccaactccttgacaactcctccccaaacacacatgaattacatattacttccaacatgattaacatacattacatcaaatttccttccaaattccgtacctccagacatttcaacatccccaaacatccccaaatgtaacaatgaaaaggttgcagtatacacattactacatgtggtactacaatgggctacatcagtacatgtgtatgtataattatgtacatgtataaagcattgagtctcccgtatccggccaaatcccttatccggatgagccccggtcccgacttgtccggatacgagaggttcaactgtaccttgaaaattactcaatgcataaactatgaatgggtcaaagtcaagttaaagtccttaagtCCCCAAGTActtgctctcctattcatccaattaaacctaggtcaaggaagatgaacattcaacacatttgtgacaaacttgtcattttaatattttgccaattttgtgaaaatgtaatcacacattgtctacATCTActatagacctacatgtattaggagaatcgtgcattatggcggaggcataccagtcgccttagcgacatttctagttttattttattattatcattttttttttactggtccattactccaacctgtctgtcggaccagtaggtaACCAGTTTGTCCATTTTTTATGATGAGAAAAACACTTCTTAGTCTTCACAATACAGTGGTAGACTCTCTTGGGATGCAATACACATCATGGTATCAATtgtcaagcccccccccccccatcccttttCCATTagacacatactgtatataggAGAAGGAGAAATTGTCGATGGTCGTGCCAGAGGCATGAACTTCATAATTTATCTGCTGTAAGGGTACGATACAGAGAATCCTGGAATGGGTAGACAGTACCCATGATGTCTGCAAGGCTGTGTGCGTCTTCATCAATTCATCAGGTCTGCTGTATTTCTTAATCAAATAAAAGCTCTTCCCTGCAAGTTCCCTCTTTGCCCTCTGCAGGCTCCAAGataggaaaacaaaaaaatcaatctcACTTGCAAAATGGCCTTGATGCCCTTCGCCTCACCACTGGGGAATAACTAGAACATGGGACAAGTCAGGCAGCGCCAATAAAATGAGAGTGATAACCAGAACAACTACTTGAAAGTTGATAAATTCTTGGAAAATAGGTAGGAGCTAGAGTGGTGTTTGATTTTTGTACTACGAAACCATCCCCCAAAGGATATATgccattttatatatatagttttattttgtttgtaggatttgtttgtttcgtttctTCGGAGCAGACAGAGTTATGATTTACTGCTTGGTACTGTAGgcgtacattgtacaatgtctTGCTCCTTTGGCGATCACATTCTCTCtttagccctttttacacttgtgtttcgtAACCCCGTaatttctctgacccaggactatcgttagtcccgtactaattttttcagctttttacactcgccaataaatcccgtactaagctcttgtcctgggctaaggagaaaactgacctttttacacttaTATTTCTTAGCCcggtactttccaaaccacatgaatattcatgattacactgtgcactgtacaagtacacgcacgcaccggcagcacttgattacctcgtttctgattggtcaatggGGGGTcagacttcgtctccgtcgcttagccccggattacttttttgttcagtttacactcgcttgcttggcaccgcaaattgcggggttagcaccgcaattgtggtgctaaccctgctattttgcagggccagatagtacgggattatcggtggggctagcccactttcgcaaaaacaagtgtaaacagaaagtgggctaaggaaagtccggtaccaacggtggggctgaggccccccttagccccactgttggtacgggactaagcaaaaatttgcaagtgtaaaaagccctatactaggcccgttcacaaacaacgaaaatcgaaatttcaatcgcgatccaaatttcgattttttttttttgaccgttcatacacagggaaaaatcgcacttcgcagcaaggaaagaacgatcagtggccaaattgcgcatgcgcgaaacttgcatgaccgaagactgaccccgcagtcccaatagagtttcgcacacGCTAtgaaaaataccgatttccgaatctcgatcgcgctcacacacacaacgcttggcaaaataatcgtgattattctgaaaaattgCACTAATAGTgggagttggatcgcgataaggatctcggtaattagtgagatttttctgtccacactggaaaaaatttcgaaattttgatcgcgataagaaaatcaatttttaaatcgcactttttcccttgtgtgtgaacgggcctatcgTGTACTCTAAACAAGTCTCCCCCACCCCATGTATGCAATTTCAATTTAGATGCATGTGTGCTTGTCTGTGTTCACCTGTACGTGTAGGATTTTCTCCAGAGCTGTATAAAATGTGGCTATTACATATAACACAACTTGTGAATGTGAAAAGATGATGTGCTTATTACAATGTACACGTATACCAATTTTGATTGCTATTCCATCTTTGCTGTGTTTGCTGTtttaaaagtacatgtacatgtacaacatactATATCGATCAATATACTCTGTGAGTAGGCAGCTGGTACTGAACTCtctacaagtgtacatgtacatgttgtatgtgtGACGTTTGCATACTGCACAAGAAGATACCACCCCATGTTGCATtctacagtatataccaaaagaaactttgcgttaaatTTACGTGTAACGCAAGCGCCGATCGGTACTGCGTTACAAAATTAACGATCACCGTGCGTGAATGATCGTTACAGATCGTTACAGATCGTTACTGTGCGTTACAGATCGTTACTGTGCGTTAATTTTTAGATCTTGCGTTAGCGGACTTGTCATGTGGACTGGCAAGAAATCTCGGAAATTGCGAGACTCGGAGATGCCTCGGTAAGTAACTGTCGTTCGTAATATTTACTACGGACAATTTCCTGCCGGCAGAAGGCATTTAAATAGCGATATCAAATACCGAAAAGATTTTGTAGTTGAGCAGAACTCCCATGGCAATGTCGTATTGTCATGGTCGTCAAATTTGTACTCATGGGCGCAGTCAATGGAATCGGGCAAGCAAAAATTTCAAAGCCACATTTTTCCCCACGCCACAGCCAACATATTCCATCGAACATTGAACCCATGATCATGAAATCACGCATACGCAAGCCTAAAACTAACACCGACTGTCTAACGTTAGCGATGTCATGATTTCAACAACTGTCAGACACTTACTCAATTCAGGAAGGTGCAAAAGTCCATTTATATTCCAATACACAACGTGTGTCTCGCCGAATAACTGGTGGTAGTGTGTGGTGACAAAGCCGAGTATTTCGGCAGTAAAAGTAGCTGCAGCAGAAGAAAATGTCTACCACTTTCTGCTCGCATTATTACACTGCCAGCAGGTGAGTCAAGTGGTGACTTGATAGGAGGCACGCTTCACATGAAAGTTTACccagaaacatgaaaaatcccacgatgccaaggtgccagagtggggaatggggaggggtggagagagagagagaccaatcaacagaagaaaccgcgcgtactggcGCATTCTCGGAGGTCATGAACAGTCTGGGGTCTTGGAGATGAACAGAGAAGGAATGTTTAATTAAAGATAGCTCAAGTCGAAGACCCAGGATTACAAacgttgattctttttttctcctttcatttAACATGCCTTCACGTTTAGAAATGGTTGcactccttaaaaaaaaaaaaaaaactctcctgCGATTGTTAAAACGTCAAACTTACCATGAAAGTGCTACTACGTGTAATACAATAGTTAATACTATACCTATTGCTTtaatcatacaatgtatctgtataacacaaatttgactaccAATGACAATAAAAGatacttgtatttgttttgtgcggagatctttttttttttgtctttatcctGACTAGTTCCTAtaaaatttcttatgtttttacGGCAGCATCAACAGCCTAAAATAAATTACTGAGAGATTTATAGATTATGAAATGTTTGGCAACCATCCATTTGAACGTCAGGCATGAAAAGCTCCTGATATTCAGCAAAAACAACTCAACAGATCAGAGACAAAGTTCCTTCAAATTTTTGAGAAGTAGCACGCAGATTTGCTGGGCGTGGTAGggtgtttgaagctccttgataactcacagactactcaagggctttttacacttgtaaatttttgcttagccccggactatcggtggggctaaaattgttattttacTTCTGGAGTCTCCGAAAGAGACTACATTGAGAGACCCGCTTTGCGCACGCGCAGTCATATCGCTTTTCTACGCACGAGTATTCGAACGCAGTTCCCTTATCGCAGTCGAAAATTCTGATCTTTTTTCGCATTTCGCGGTACTAACGGTTCTAGAAACCAGCAGTTAGTGGAATTTAGATTCCGCTATCTTCCTATATCGTACAACGATTATTCGGTGCTTAGCAAGGCGGCAAGCACAGCCTTTTCTAGCGGCCTCATTCCACGAAAGTCACGCGGTGGCTACGGTGATGGAGGTACAACAGCCCCAAGAACAGCTGCATCATCCGGCTAAGCCCGGCGCAGTGGCAAACACCAACGTTGTTTGCGAAGAACGTTCCCCTCCGACAGGCAAACAAGTCAAGCCGAAAAAGAAACTAGTTAAGTCGGTCACGGTTTCCGGTACTAACATGGCGGGTAAAGTGCCGCAAGCGAAGCAGGGCCCAAAGACGGCCGAAAAATCCTCGGATGTCGAGGACAGACTATCGAGACTGGAAAGTCTTCTGAGTAAAGTGGTCGACGCGCTGCCCAGTGTAAACTCCACGCCGCCGAAACCGGCATCGCGCCATTTTGTGGCGTACGATGAGGCGCACAGCGCCGGACAGTGTGAAATTCCTATGGAAACTGATTTTCAACAGTGCGGGGAGCCGCACGTGCGTGACACGGGCGAAGCCAACAGAGAAGAAGGCGAATTTGCGTCAGACGCGGCAGACGTGCTAGAAATTCCCGTTCTCGCAGCAAAATTTGCCAAGCCGGGTGATACAGGGCTACCGGTAGACGAGGACTTAGCCAGCTCTACTACTTACCTCATAAGCCACCCTCTAGAAGAAAAAGTGTTGGAAGAGACGGCATCTAAGTATCCAGCCCCGAGCAACTGTGTTTACCTCGCTACACCGAAGGTGAACGGCCCGATCTGGGATAACCTACCGCAACACACACGCAGTAGAGATGCCAAGTTACAGCGTGTGCAGAAGTCGCTGACGAAGGGCCTGAGCGCGCTAATACAGTCCTTCCCATCACCTCGGCTGACCGACACACAGCAGGACGCATTGGCGTTGCTGTGCAATGCCAATTTTGAACTCAATTCGTTGAGGAAAGAACTTATCAAGCCGGACATGGCAGCCACTTACTCTCATCTTTGCAAACCTTCCACTCCCGTCACTAAATTCCTATTCGGGGATGAATtgggaaagagaatgaaagatcTCAAAGAGGAGCAGAAAGCTGCATCAGGGGTGATGAGAAACCCAATTTCGCGGCCACAGTCTAGTACGTACCACCCGTACAGGGGAGCAGCTTTCTCCAAGCGACAATACAGAAGTGCTGGCTGGACTGCAAGTTCAGCTGCCTCAACACACAGACCAACAGCCGGCGGTAGTAGCAGGCCTTTTTTAGGTCAGCGCCCACAGTGGGGTCACAGCAAGCAGCCACCACCCCGCACAGCGAGCCGCCCCCCACAACAGGCTCCACAGCACAGGCCTCCAATGCAGTGCAAGAAATAACTACCAGCATACCCAAAGAGGTAGGTAGTTTCGATTCACATCATGATCATACCTGCATTCCCCAATGTATTTGTACGTGTGTGCAATGTATTCCAAAGAAAGCTCCAGTGGCAGTCGGAGGTCGAGTGAGGCTTTTTTACAGGCGATGGTGCCAAATCACAGCTGATCCATTTATTTTGGCAGCAATCAGGGGTtacaaaattgaatttgaagaaGC
The nucleotide sequence above comes from Diadema setosum chromosome 5, eeDiaSeto1, whole genome shotgun sequence. Encoded proteins:
- the LOC140228257 gene encoding uncharacterized protein, which codes for MEVQQPQEQLHHPAKPGAVANTNVVCEERSPPTGKQVKPKKKLVKSVTVSGTNMAGKVPQAKQGPKTAEKSSDVEDRLSRLESLLSKVVDALPSVNSTPPKPASRHFVAYDEAHSAGQCEIPMETDFQQCGEPHVRDTGEANREEGEFASDAADVLEIPVLAAKFAKPGDTGLPVDEDLASSTTYLISHPLEEKVLEETASKYPAPSNCVYLATPKVNGPIWDNLPQHTRSRDAKLQRVQKSLTKGLSALIQSFPSPRLTDTQQDALALLCNANFELNSLRKELIKPDMAATYSHLCKPSTPVTKFLFGDELGKRMKDLKEEQKAASGVMRNPISRPQSSTYHPYRGAAFSKRQYRSAGWTASSAASTHRPTAGGSSRPFLGQRPQWGHSKQPPPRTASRPPQQAPQHRPPMQCKK